A single genomic interval of Homo sapiens chromosome 15, GRCh38.p14 Primary Assembly harbors:
- the MFGE8 gene encoding lactadherin isoform d precursor (isoform d precursor is encoded by transcript variant 4) codes for MPRPRLLAALCGALLCAPSLLVALECVEPLGLENGNIANSQIAASSVRVTFLGLQHWVPELARLNRAGMVNAWTPSSNDDNPWIQVNLLRRMWVTGVVTQGASRLASHEYLKAFKVAYSLNGHEFDFIHDVNKKHKEFVGNWNKNAVHVNLFETPVEAQYVRLYPTSCHTACTLRFELLGCELNGCANPLGLKNNSIPDKQITASSSYKTWGLHLFSWNPSYARLDKQGNFNAWVAGSYGNDQWLQVDLGSSKEVTGIITQGARNFGSVQFVASYKVAYSNDSANWTEYQDPRTGSSKIFPGNWDNHSHKKNLFETPILARYVRILPVAWHNRIALRLELLGC; via the exons ATGCCGCGCCCCCGCCTGCTGGCCGCGCTGTGCGGCGCGCTGCTCTGCGCCCCCAGCCTCCTCGTCGCCCTGG AATGTGTCGAGCCACTGGGCCTGGAGAATGGGAACATTGCCAACTCACAGATCGCCGCCTCGTCTGTGCGTGTGACCTTCTTGGGTTTGCAGCATTGGGTCCCGGAGCTGGCCCGCCTGAACCGCGCAGGCATGGTCAATGCCTGGACACCCAGCAGCAATGACGATAACCCCTGGATCCAG gtgAACCTGCTGCGGAGGATGTGGGTAACAGGTGTGGTGACGCAGGGTGCCAGCCGCTTGGCCAGTCATGAGTACCTGAAGGCCTTCAAGGTGGCCTACAGCCTTAATGGACACGAATTCGATTTCATCCATGATGTTAATAAAAAACACAAG GAGTTTGTGGGTAACTGGAACAAAAACGCGGTGCATGTCAACCTGTTTGAGACCCCTGTGGAGGCTCAGTACGTGAGATTGTACCCCACGAGCTGCCACACGGCCTGCACTCTGCGCTTTGAGCTACTGGGCTGTGAGCTGAACG GATGCGCCAATCCCCTGGGCCTGAAGAATAACAGCATCCCTGACAAGCAGATCACGGCCTCCAGCAGCTACAAGACCTGGGGCTTGCATCTCTTCAGCTGGAACCCCTCCTATGCACGGCTGGACAAGCAGGGCAACTTCAACGCCTGGGTTGCGGGGAGCTACGGTAACGATCAGTGGCTGCAG GTGGACCTGGGCTCCTCGAAGGAGGTGACAGGCATCATCACCCAGGGGGCCCGTAACTTTGGCTCTGTCCAGTTTGTGGCATCCTACAAGGTTGCCTACAGTAATGACAGTGCGAACTGGACTGAGTACCAGGACCCCAGGACTGGCAGCAGTAAG ATCTTCCCTGGCAACTGGGACAACCACTCCCACAAGAAGAACTTGTTTGAGACGCCCATCCTGGCTCGCTATGTGCGCATCCTGCCTGTAGCCTGGCACAACCGCATCGCCCTGCGCCTGGAGCTGCTGGGCTGTTAG
- the MFGE8 gene encoding lactadherin isoform b precursor (isoform b precursor is encoded by transcript variant 2): MPRPRLLAALCGALLCAPSLLVALDICSKNPCHNGGLCEEISQEVRGDVFPSYTCTCLKGYAGNHCETKCVEPLGLENGNIANSQIAASSVRVTFLGLQHWVPELARLNRAGMVNAWTPSSNDDNPWIQVNLLRRMWVTGVVTQGASRLASHEYLKAFKVAYSLNGHEFDFIHDVNKKHKEFVGNWNKNAVHVNLFETPVEAQYVRLYPTSCHTACTLRFELLGCELNGCANPLGLKNNSIPDKQITASSSYKTWGLHLFSWNPSYARLDKQGNFNAWVAGSYGNDQWLQIFPGNWDNHSHKKNLFETPILARYVRILPVAWHNRIALRLELLGC, from the exons ATGCCGCGCCCCCGCCTGCTGGCCGCGCTGTGCGGCGCGCTGCTCTGCGCCCCCAGCCTCCTCGTCGCCCTGG ATATCTGTTCCAAAAACCCCTGCCACAACGGTGGTTTATGCGAGGAGATTTCCCAAGAAGTGCGAGGAGATGTCTTCCCCTCGTACACCTGCACGTGCCTTAAGGGCTACGCGGGCAACCACTGTGAGACGA AATGTGTCGAGCCACTGGGCCTGGAGAATGGGAACATTGCCAACTCACAGATCGCCGCCTCGTCTGTGCGTGTGACCTTCTTGGGTTTGCAGCATTGGGTCCCGGAGCTGGCCCGCCTGAACCGCGCAGGCATGGTCAATGCCTGGACACCCAGCAGCAATGACGATAACCCCTGGATCCAG gtgAACCTGCTGCGGAGGATGTGGGTAACAGGTGTGGTGACGCAGGGTGCCAGCCGCTTGGCCAGTCATGAGTACCTGAAGGCCTTCAAGGTGGCCTACAGCCTTAATGGACACGAATTCGATTTCATCCATGATGTTAATAAAAAACACAAG GAGTTTGTGGGTAACTGGAACAAAAACGCGGTGCATGTCAACCTGTTTGAGACCCCTGTGGAGGCTCAGTACGTGAGATTGTACCCCACGAGCTGCCACACGGCCTGCACTCTGCGCTTTGAGCTACTGGGCTGTGAGCTGAACG GATGCGCCAATCCCCTGGGCCTGAAGAATAACAGCATCCCTGACAAGCAGATCACGGCCTCCAGCAGCTACAAGACCTGGGGCTTGCATCTCTTCAGCTGGAACCCCTCCTATGCACGGCTGGACAAGCAGGGCAACTTCAACGCCTGGGTTGCGGGGAGCTACGGTAACGATCAGTGGCTGCAG ATCTTCCCTGGCAACTGGGACAACCACTCCCACAAGAAGAACTTGTTTGAGACGCCCATCCTGGCTCGCTATGTGCGCATCCTGCCTGTAGCCTGGCACAACCGCATCGCCCTGCGCCTGGAGCTGCTGGGCTGTTAG
- the MFGE8 gene encoding lactadherin isoform a preproprotein (isoform a preproprotein is encoded by transcript variant 1), with protein sequence MPRPRLLAALCGALLCAPSLLVALDICSKNPCHNGGLCEEISQEVRGDVFPSYTCTCLKGYAGNHCETKCVEPLGLENGNIANSQIAASSVRVTFLGLQHWVPELARLNRAGMVNAWTPSSNDDNPWIQVNLLRRMWVTGVVTQGASRLASHEYLKAFKVAYSLNGHEFDFIHDVNKKHKEFVGNWNKNAVHVNLFETPVEAQYVRLYPTSCHTACTLRFELLGCELNGCANPLGLKNNSIPDKQITASSSYKTWGLHLFSWNPSYARLDKQGNFNAWVAGSYGNDQWLQVDLGSSKEVTGIITQGARNFGSVQFVASYKVAYSNDSANWTEYQDPRTGSSKIFPGNWDNHSHKKNLFETPILARYVRILPVAWHNRIALRLELLGC encoded by the exons ATGCCGCGCCCCCGCCTGCTGGCCGCGCTGTGCGGCGCGCTGCTCTGCGCCCCCAGCCTCCTCGTCGCCCTGG ATATCTGTTCCAAAAACCCCTGCCACAACGGTGGTTTATGCGAGGAGATTTCCCAAGAAGTGCGAGGAGATGTCTTCCCCTCGTACACCTGCACGTGCCTTAAGGGCTACGCGGGCAACCACTGTGAGACGA AATGTGTCGAGCCACTGGGCCTGGAGAATGGGAACATTGCCAACTCACAGATCGCCGCCTCGTCTGTGCGTGTGACCTTCTTGGGTTTGCAGCATTGGGTCCCGGAGCTGGCCCGCCTGAACCGCGCAGGCATGGTCAATGCCTGGACACCCAGCAGCAATGACGATAACCCCTGGATCCAG gtgAACCTGCTGCGGAGGATGTGGGTAACAGGTGTGGTGACGCAGGGTGCCAGCCGCTTGGCCAGTCATGAGTACCTGAAGGCCTTCAAGGTGGCCTACAGCCTTAATGGACACGAATTCGATTTCATCCATGATGTTAATAAAAAACACAAG GAGTTTGTGGGTAACTGGAACAAAAACGCGGTGCATGTCAACCTGTTTGAGACCCCTGTGGAGGCTCAGTACGTGAGATTGTACCCCACGAGCTGCCACACGGCCTGCACTCTGCGCTTTGAGCTACTGGGCTGTGAGCTGAACG GATGCGCCAATCCCCTGGGCCTGAAGAATAACAGCATCCCTGACAAGCAGATCACGGCCTCCAGCAGCTACAAGACCTGGGGCTTGCATCTCTTCAGCTGGAACCCCTCCTATGCACGGCTGGACAAGCAGGGCAACTTCAACGCCTGGGTTGCGGGGAGCTACGGTAACGATCAGTGGCTGCAG GTGGACCTGGGCTCCTCGAAGGAGGTGACAGGCATCATCACCCAGGGGGCCCGTAACTTTGGCTCTGTCCAGTTTGTGGCATCCTACAAGGTTGCCTACAGTAATGACAGTGCGAACTGGACTGAGTACCAGGACCCCAGGACTGGCAGCAGTAAG ATCTTCCCTGGCAACTGGGACAACCACTCCCACAAGAAGAACTTGTTTGAGACGCCCATCCTGGCTCGCTATGTGCGCATCCTGCCTGTAGCCTGGCACAACCGCATCGCCCTGCGCCTGGAGCTGCTGGGCTGTTAG
- the MFGE8 gene encoding lactadherin isoform c (isoform c is encoded by transcript variant 3) — protein sequence MWPFPEGGNTIPILHTDICSKNPCHNGGLCEEISQEVRGDVFPSYTCTCLKGYAGNHCETKCVEPLGLENGNIANSQIAASSVRVTFLGLQHWVPELARLNRAGMVNAWTPSSNDDNPWIQVNLLRRMWVTGVVTQGASRLASHEYLKAFKVAYSLNGHEFDFIHDVNKKHKEFVGNWNKNAVHVNLFETPVEAQYVRLYPTSCHTACTLRFELLGCELNGCANPLGLKNNSIPDKQITASSSYKTWGLHLFSWNPSYARLDKQGNFNAWVAGSYGNDQWLQVDLGSSKEVTGIITQGARNFGSVQFVASYKVAYSNDSANWTEYQDPRTGSSKIFPGNWDNHSHKKNLFETPILARYVRILPVAWHNRIALRLELLGC from the exons ATGTGGCCTTTTCCAGAAGGAGGAAACACCATACCTATCTTACACACAG ATATCTGTTCCAAAAACCCCTGCCACAACGGTGGTTTATGCGAGGAGATTTCCCAAGAAGTGCGAGGAGATGTCTTCCCCTCGTACACCTGCACGTGCCTTAAGGGCTACGCGGGCAACCACTGTGAGACGA AATGTGTCGAGCCACTGGGCCTGGAGAATGGGAACATTGCCAACTCACAGATCGCCGCCTCGTCTGTGCGTGTGACCTTCTTGGGTTTGCAGCATTGGGTCCCGGAGCTGGCCCGCCTGAACCGCGCAGGCATGGTCAATGCCTGGACACCCAGCAGCAATGACGATAACCCCTGGATCCAG gtgAACCTGCTGCGGAGGATGTGGGTAACAGGTGTGGTGACGCAGGGTGCCAGCCGCTTGGCCAGTCATGAGTACCTGAAGGCCTTCAAGGTGGCCTACAGCCTTAATGGACACGAATTCGATTTCATCCATGATGTTAATAAAAAACACAAG GAGTTTGTGGGTAACTGGAACAAAAACGCGGTGCATGTCAACCTGTTTGAGACCCCTGTGGAGGCTCAGTACGTGAGATTGTACCCCACGAGCTGCCACACGGCCTGCACTCTGCGCTTTGAGCTACTGGGCTGTGAGCTGAACG GATGCGCCAATCCCCTGGGCCTGAAGAATAACAGCATCCCTGACAAGCAGATCACGGCCTCCAGCAGCTACAAGACCTGGGGCTTGCATCTCTTCAGCTGGAACCCCTCCTATGCACGGCTGGACAAGCAGGGCAACTTCAACGCCTGGGTTGCGGGGAGCTACGGTAACGATCAGTGGCTGCAG GTGGACCTGGGCTCCTCGAAGGAGGTGACAGGCATCATCACCCAGGGGGCCCGTAACTTTGGCTCTGTCCAGTTTGTGGCATCCTACAAGGTTGCCTACAGTAATGACAGTGCGAACTGGACTGAGTACCAGGACCCCAGGACTGGCAGCAGTAAG ATCTTCCCTGGCAACTGGGACAACCACTCCCACAAGAAGAACTTGTTTGAGACGCCCATCCTGGCTCGCTATGTGCGCATCCTGCCTGTAGCCTGGCACAACCGCATCGCCCTGCGCCTGGAGCTGCTGGGCTGTTAG
- the MFGE8 gene encoding lactadherin isoform X2 yields MWPFPEGGNTIPILHTDICSKNPCHNGGLCEEISQEVRGDVFPSYTCTCLKGYAGNHCETKCVEPLGLENGNIANSQIAASSVRVTFLGLQHWVPELARLNRAGMVNAWTPSSNDDNPWIQVNLLRRMWVTGVVTQGASRLASHEYLKAFKVAYSLNGHEFDFIHDVNKKHKEFVGNWNKNAVHVNLFETPVEAQYVRLYPTSCHTACTLRFELLGCELNGCANPLGLKNNSIPDKQITASSSYKTWGLHLFSWNPSYARLDKQGNFNAWVAGSYGNDQWLQIFPGNWDNHSHKKNLFETPILARYVRILPVAWHNRIALRLELLGC; encoded by the exons ATGTGGCCTTTTCCAGAAGGAGGAAACACCATACCTATCTTACACACAG ATATCTGTTCCAAAAACCCCTGCCACAACGGTGGTTTATGCGAGGAGATTTCCCAAGAAGTGCGAGGAGATGTCTTCCCCTCGTACACCTGCACGTGCCTTAAGGGCTACGCGGGCAACCACTGTGAGACGA AATGTGTCGAGCCACTGGGCCTGGAGAATGGGAACATTGCCAACTCACAGATCGCCGCCTCGTCTGTGCGTGTGACCTTCTTGGGTTTGCAGCATTGGGTCCCGGAGCTGGCCCGCCTGAACCGCGCAGGCATGGTCAATGCCTGGACACCCAGCAGCAATGACGATAACCCCTGGATCCAG gtgAACCTGCTGCGGAGGATGTGGGTAACAGGTGTGGTGACGCAGGGTGCCAGCCGCTTGGCCAGTCATGAGTACCTGAAGGCCTTCAAGGTGGCCTACAGCCTTAATGGACACGAATTCGATTTCATCCATGATGTTAATAAAAAACACAAG GAGTTTGTGGGTAACTGGAACAAAAACGCGGTGCATGTCAACCTGTTTGAGACCCCTGTGGAGGCTCAGTACGTGAGATTGTACCCCACGAGCTGCCACACGGCCTGCACTCTGCGCTTTGAGCTACTGGGCTGTGAGCTGAACG GATGCGCCAATCCCCTGGGCCTGAAGAATAACAGCATCCCTGACAAGCAGATCACGGCCTCCAGCAGCTACAAGACCTGGGGCTTGCATCTCTTCAGCTGGAACCCCTCCTATGCACGGCTGGACAAGCAGGGCAACTTCAACGCCTGGGTTGCGGGGAGCTACGGTAACGATCAGTGGCTGCAG ATCTTCCCTGGCAACTGGGACAACCACTCCCACAAGAAGAACTTGTTTGAGACGCCCATCCTGGCTCGCTATGTGCGCATCCTGCCTGTAGCCTGGCACAACCGCATCGCCCTGCGCCTGGAGCTGCTGGGCTGTTAG
- the MFGE8 gene encoding lactadherin isoform e (isoform e is encoded by transcript variant 5): MVNAWTPSSNDDNPWIQVNLLRRMWVTGVVTQGASRLASHEYLKAFKVAYSLNGHEFDFIHDVNKKHKEFVGNWNKNAVHVNLFETPVEAQYVRLYPTSCHTACTLRFELLGCELNGCANPLGLKNNSIPDKQITASSSYKTWGLHLFSWNPSYARLDKQGNFNAWVAGSYGNDQWLQVDLGSSKEVTGIITQGARNFGSVQFVASYKVAYSNDSANWTEYQDPRTGSSKIFPGNWDNHSHKKNLFETPILARYVRILPVAWHNRIALRLELLGC; this comes from the exons ATGGTCAATGCCTGGACACCCAGCAGCAATGACGATAACCCCTGGATCCAG gtgAACCTGCTGCGGAGGATGTGGGTAACAGGTGTGGTGACGCAGGGTGCCAGCCGCTTGGCCAGTCATGAGTACCTGAAGGCCTTCAAGGTGGCCTACAGCCTTAATGGACACGAATTCGATTTCATCCATGATGTTAATAAAAAACACAAG GAGTTTGTGGGTAACTGGAACAAAAACGCGGTGCATGTCAACCTGTTTGAGACCCCTGTGGAGGCTCAGTACGTGAGATTGTACCCCACGAGCTGCCACACGGCCTGCACTCTGCGCTTTGAGCTACTGGGCTGTGAGCTGAACG GATGCGCCAATCCCCTGGGCCTGAAGAATAACAGCATCCCTGACAAGCAGATCACGGCCTCCAGCAGCTACAAGACCTGGGGCTTGCATCTCTTCAGCTGGAACCCCTCCTATGCACGGCTGGACAAGCAGGGCAACTTCAACGCCTGGGTTGCGGGGAGCTACGGTAACGATCAGTGGCTGCAG GTGGACCTGGGCTCCTCGAAGGAGGTGACAGGCATCATCACCCAGGGGGCCCGTAACTTTGGCTCTGTCCAGTTTGTGGCATCCTACAAGGTTGCCTACAGTAATGACAGTGCGAACTGGACTGAGTACCAGGACCCCAGGACTGGCAGCAGTAAG ATCTTCCCTGGCAACTGGGACAACCACTCCCACAAGAAGAACTTGTTTGAGACGCCCATCCTGGCTCGCTATGTGCGCATCCTGCCTGTAGCCTGGCACAACCGCATCGCCCTGCGCCTGGAGCTGCTGGGCTGTTAG
- the MFGE8 gene encoding lactadherin isoform X1, producing MGLTEARVMWPFPEGGNTIPILHTDICSKNPCHNGGLCEEISQEVRGDVFPSYTCTCLKGYAGNHCETKCVEPLGLENGNIANSQIAASSVRVTFLGLQHWVPELARLNRAGMVNAWTPSSNDDNPWIQVNLLRRMWVTGVVTQGASRLASHEYLKAFKVAYSLNGHEFDFIHDVNKKHKEFVGNWNKNAVHVNLFETPVEAQYVRLYPTSCHTACTLRFELLGCELNGCANPLGLKNNSIPDKQITASSSYKTWGLHLFSWNPSYARLDKQGNFNAWVAGSYGNDQWLQVDLGSSKEVTGIITQGARNFGSVQFVASYKVAYSNDSANWTEYQDPRTGSSKIFPGNWDNHSHKKNLFETPILARYVRILPVAWHNRIALRLELLGC from the exons ATGGGATTGACTGAAGCAAG GGTGATGTGGCCTTTTCCAGAAGGAGGAAACACCATACCTATCTTACACACAG ATATCTGTTCCAAAAACCCCTGCCACAACGGTGGTTTATGCGAGGAGATTTCCCAAGAAGTGCGAGGAGATGTCTTCCCCTCGTACACCTGCACGTGCCTTAAGGGCTACGCGGGCAACCACTGTGAGACGA AATGTGTCGAGCCACTGGGCCTGGAGAATGGGAACATTGCCAACTCACAGATCGCCGCCTCGTCTGTGCGTGTGACCTTCTTGGGTTTGCAGCATTGGGTCCCGGAGCTGGCCCGCCTGAACCGCGCAGGCATGGTCAATGCCTGGACACCCAGCAGCAATGACGATAACCCCTGGATCCAG gtgAACCTGCTGCGGAGGATGTGGGTAACAGGTGTGGTGACGCAGGGTGCCAGCCGCTTGGCCAGTCATGAGTACCTGAAGGCCTTCAAGGTGGCCTACAGCCTTAATGGACACGAATTCGATTTCATCCATGATGTTAATAAAAAACACAAG GAGTTTGTGGGTAACTGGAACAAAAACGCGGTGCATGTCAACCTGTTTGAGACCCCTGTGGAGGCTCAGTACGTGAGATTGTACCCCACGAGCTGCCACACGGCCTGCACTCTGCGCTTTGAGCTACTGGGCTGTGAGCTGAACG GATGCGCCAATCCCCTGGGCCTGAAGAATAACAGCATCCCTGACAAGCAGATCACGGCCTCCAGCAGCTACAAGACCTGGGGCTTGCATCTCTTCAGCTGGAACCCCTCCTATGCACGGCTGGACAAGCAGGGCAACTTCAACGCCTGGGTTGCGGGGAGCTACGGTAACGATCAGTGGCTGCAG GTGGACCTGGGCTCCTCGAAGGAGGTGACAGGCATCATCACCCAGGGGGCCCGTAACTTTGGCTCTGTCCAGTTTGTGGCATCCTACAAGGTTGCCTACAGTAATGACAGTGCGAACTGGACTGAGTACCAGGACCCCAGGACTGGCAGCAGTAAG ATCTTCCCTGGCAACTGGGACAACCACTCCCACAAGAAGAACTTGTTTGAGACGCCCATCCTGGCTCGCTATGTGCGCATCCTGCCTGTAGCCTGGCACAACCGCATCGCCCTGCGCCTGGAGCTGCTGGGCTGTTAG
- the MFGE8 gene encoding lactadherin isoform X3 has protein sequence MPRPRLLAALCGALLCAPSLLVALDICSKNPCHNGGLCEEISQEVRGDVFPSYTCTCLKGYAGNHCETKCVEPLGLENGNIANSQIAASSVRVTFLGLQHWVPELARLNRAGMVNAWTPSSNDDNPWIQVNLLRRMWVTGVVTQGASRLASHEYLKAFKVAYSLNGHEFDFIHDVNKKHKEFVGNWNKNAVHVNLFETPVEAQYVRLYPTSCHTACTLRFELLGCELNARKADLRRGADDREQ, from the exons ATGCCGCGCCCCCGCCTGCTGGCCGCGCTGTGCGGCGCGCTGCTCTGCGCCCCCAGCCTCCTCGTCGCCCTGG ATATCTGTTCCAAAAACCCCTGCCACAACGGTGGTTTATGCGAGGAGATTTCCCAAGAAGTGCGAGGAGATGTCTTCCCCTCGTACACCTGCACGTGCCTTAAGGGCTACGCGGGCAACCACTGTGAGACGA AATGTGTCGAGCCACTGGGCCTGGAGAATGGGAACATTGCCAACTCACAGATCGCCGCCTCGTCTGTGCGTGTGACCTTCTTGGGTTTGCAGCATTGGGTCCCGGAGCTGGCCCGCCTGAACCGCGCAGGCATGGTCAATGCCTGGACACCCAGCAGCAATGACGATAACCCCTGGATCCAG gtgAACCTGCTGCGGAGGATGTGGGTAACAGGTGTGGTGACGCAGGGTGCCAGCCGCTTGGCCAGTCATGAGTACCTGAAGGCCTTCAAGGTGGCCTACAGCCTTAATGGACACGAATTCGATTTCATCCATGATGTTAATAAAAAACACAAG GAGTTTGTGGGTAACTGGAACAAAAACGCGGTGCATGTCAACCTGTTTGAGACCCCTGTGGAGGCTCAGTACGTGAGATTGTACCCCACGAGCTGCCACACGGCCTGCACTCTGCGCTTTGAGCTACTGGGCTGTGAGCTGAACG CAAGGAAGGCAGACTTGAGGCGAGGAGCAGATGACAGAGAGCAGTAA
- the MFGE8 gene encoding lactadherin isoform X4, with amino-acid sequence MWPFPEGGNTIPILHTDICSKNPCHNGGLCEEISQEVRGDVFPSYTCTCLKGYAGNHCETKCVEPLGLENGNIANSQIAASSVRVTFLGLQHWVPELARLNRAGMVNAWTPSSNDDNPWIQVNLLRRMWVTGVVTQGASRLASHEYLKAFKVAYSLNGHEFDFIHDVNKKHKEFVGNWNKNAVHVNLFETPVEAQYVRLYPTSCHTACTLRFELLGCELNARKADLRRGADDREQ; translated from the exons ATGTGGCCTTTTCCAGAAGGAGGAAACACCATACCTATCTTACACACAG ATATCTGTTCCAAAAACCCCTGCCACAACGGTGGTTTATGCGAGGAGATTTCCCAAGAAGTGCGAGGAGATGTCTTCCCCTCGTACACCTGCACGTGCCTTAAGGGCTACGCGGGCAACCACTGTGAGACGA AATGTGTCGAGCCACTGGGCCTGGAGAATGGGAACATTGCCAACTCACAGATCGCCGCCTCGTCTGTGCGTGTGACCTTCTTGGGTTTGCAGCATTGGGTCCCGGAGCTGGCCCGCCTGAACCGCGCAGGCATGGTCAATGCCTGGACACCCAGCAGCAATGACGATAACCCCTGGATCCAG gtgAACCTGCTGCGGAGGATGTGGGTAACAGGTGTGGTGACGCAGGGTGCCAGCCGCTTGGCCAGTCATGAGTACCTGAAGGCCTTCAAGGTGGCCTACAGCCTTAATGGACACGAATTCGATTTCATCCATGATGTTAATAAAAAACACAAG GAGTTTGTGGGTAACTGGAACAAAAACGCGGTGCATGTCAACCTGTTTGAGACCCCTGTGGAGGCTCAGTACGTGAGATTGTACCCCACGAGCTGCCACACGGCCTGCACTCTGCGCTTTGAGCTACTGGGCTGTGAGCTGAACG CAAGGAAGGCAGACTTGAGGCGAGGAGCAGATGACAGAGAGCAGTAA